One Corythoichthys intestinalis isolate RoL2023-P3 chromosome 9, ASM3026506v1, whole genome shotgun sequence DNA window includes the following coding sequences:
- the gpr84 gene encoding G-protein coupled receptor 84 has translation MLLNVTNQSEDAFSCYSASVEGYRYFAVLWGCAVTITGTVGNLMTILAFAMDSQLRTRFNVLIVNLAVADLLYCTILQPISVDSYLYLRWRSGELWCRTFGLLLFLSNSVSIITLCLVAMSRYILVAKRALFNRIFSDCGLVFLLLSTWALGLASFGPLWSVYVFVPQVCTCSFHRTRGRPYSTILLFFYFFVGLGCVGTFYLLIYRRVRVASKALLRYRLSRRSSKKKPPLSAPGTDDSGVESGMATASTELSNQGKLMQSKEDVNSDNAPFEAQDEPINQLGGSKSIPDVVNKPHSSPPAPNSAASHTASSGDDGEFRRVTRMCFAVFLCFVFCFVPFMLLNIVDKSGRAPQVLHMFCANLTWLNSCINPVLYAVMNRQFRRAYQLLLTRAVTPFTCR, from the coding sequence ATGTTGCTGAATGTCACCAACCAATCAGAGGATGCCTTCTCCTGCTACAGCGCTTCAGTGGAAGGCTACCGCTACTTTGCAGTCCTGTGGGGATGCGCGGTCACCATCACCGGTACGGTGGGGAACCTGATGACCATTCTGGCCTTCGCTATGGACTCACAACTGAGGACCCGCTTTAATGTGCTAATCGTCAACCTGGCTGTGGCTGATCTCCTCTACTGCACCATTCTGCAGCCAATCTCCGTAGATTCCTATCTGTACCTCAGATGGCGCAGCGGCGAGCTCTGGTGCAGGACCTTCGGCCTGCTCCTCTTCCTGTCTAACTCAGTCTCCATTATCACTCTCTGCCTTGTAGCAATGAGTCGATACATCCTGGTTGCTAAAAGGGCCTTGTTTAACCGGATTTTTTCAGACTGCGGGCTGGTTTTCCTCCTCTTGTCGACATGGGCGCTCGGACTTGCCAGCTTCGGCCCGCTCTGGTCCGTTTATGTGTTTGTGCCTCAAGTTTGCACATGCAGCTTCCATCGTACCAGGGGTCGTCCCTACAGCACCATCCTGCTCTTTTTCTACTTTTTCGTCGGACTGGGCTGCGTAGGCACTTTCTATCTCCTCATTTATCGGCGCGTCCGGGTTGCTTCAAAGGCCCTGCTCCGTTACAGGCTCAGCAGGCGGTCTTCTAAAAAGAAACCGCCCCTCTCTGCACCAGGCACTGATGACAGTGGTGTGGAGAGTGGGATGGCCACTGCGAGCACTGAGCTAAGCAACCAGGGCAAACTCATGCAGAGTAAAGAGGATGTCAATAGTGACAATGCACCCTTCGAAGCACAGGACGAGCCAATAAATCAATTGGGAGGAAGCAAGTCAATTCCTGATGTTGTCAATAAGCCACATTCAAGCCCACCTGCGCCCAACTCTGCGGCATCCCACACAGCATCCTCAGGAGACGATGGAGAATTTAGGCGCGTGACTCGCATGTGTTTTGCGGTTTTCTTGTGTTTTGTGTTTTGCTTCGTCCCCTTTATGTTACTTAATATTGTTGATAAGAGTGGTCGTGCCCCGCAGGTGCTGCACATGTTCTGTGCAAACCTCACCTGGCTCAACAGCTGCATCAACCCTGTGCTCTACGCTGTCATGAACCGACAATTCCGACGAGCCTACCAATTGCTGCTCACCAGGGCAGTGACACCATTCACATGCCGCTAG